From the Microbacterium thalassium genome, one window contains:
- a CDS encoding GNAT family N-acetyltransferase, with translation MIDRALADGALLRPARPGDEPGILACIQALAEYEKEPDAVENTVEALTATLFGDEPRAFAHVVERGGEIVGLAIWFVTYSTWTGTHGIWLEDLFVYDSERGQGYGHALISSLAAVCVERGYRRLEWTVLDWNAPALAFYRSLGADPMDEWTTQRVSGENLAALAGA, from the coding sequence GTGATCGATCGAGCTCTTGCAGACGGTGCCCTCCTTCGTCCAGCCCGCCCCGGCGACGAGCCGGGCATCCTCGCCTGCATCCAGGCGCTGGCCGAGTACGAGAAGGAGCCGGATGCGGTCGAGAACACCGTCGAGGCGCTCACCGCGACGCTCTTCGGCGACGAACCCCGCGCGTTCGCGCACGTCGTGGAGCGCGGCGGCGAGATCGTGGGCCTCGCGATCTGGTTCGTGACGTACTCCACGTGGACCGGCACGCACGGCATCTGGCTCGAGGACCTGTTCGTGTACGACTCCGAGCGCGGTCAGGGCTACGGGCACGCCCTCATCTCGTCGCTCGCGGCCGTGTGCGTCGAGCGCGGCTATCGCCGACTCGAGTGGACGGTCCTGGACTGGAACGCCCCGGCCCTGGCGTTCTACCGCTCGCTCGGCGCCGATCCGATGGACGAGTGGACGACGCAGCGCGTGAGCGGCGAGAACCTCGCCGCTCTGGCTGGCGCCTGA
- a CDS encoding serine hydrolase domain-containing protein gives MAEFSGTPRTREAGVVVWAAMDTSPVHGGSRRAGGVAALAFALAAMACALSTGSAVAAVDDDEEAGPDAPAAWAAPATIDRFLQERRSDLLLAGLAVVVIADGEVRFSGAYGDGGSNAPEIMLDTPFVLGSTSKQFTGLVVQRLIVDGLLGLDDTLAVLAPDLLAEDAGPFGAVTISQLLSHRSGLGEAAGLEQWGIGADPGSIQLEAARVLATDPVSAPGEAYRYSNANYTVLGAVIEKVTRTSYERALQHLVLRPLGMTVTTSDVIDARGHGLAAGHYTWFGVANIVTSTTQSAAGAPSSSIMSSANDLTRLLQAHLGTSDVGDLEVALAAAREPIDVIDTDAAYASGWVVRPFTELADAGATTDAASLPRLWEHHGDSARSVSYLAFAPDLGLGVVLLSNTGDGIDQSRLPALTSDLLHTIAGTPPPERTADPLIAAAPVLMIAIPAIQLLAIGWLLVTLMLRARAGIARWAPVGFGAVVVLVTIVLAFIVVPAQTGAAPFDSRWWASVPDLVVAVAAMLILSLVMIALMIAVVRRTPQPARMPAIDAHPLRG, from the coding sequence GTGGCCGAGTTTTCCGGGACACCTCGCACGCGCGAGGCGGGTGTGGTGGTATGGGCGGCGATGGACACGTCGCCGGTTCACGGGGGATCGCGGCGCGCCGGGGGCGTCGCGGCGCTCGCGTTCGCGCTGGCCGCGATGGCATGCGCCCTCTCGACGGGGTCCGCCGTCGCCGCCGTCGACGACGACGAGGAGGCGGGGCCCGACGCGCCGGCGGCCTGGGCCGCGCCCGCGACGATCGACCGCTTCCTCCAGGAGCGCCGCTCCGACCTGCTCCTGGCAGGCCTCGCGGTGGTGGTGATCGCCGACGGCGAGGTGCGCTTCTCCGGCGCCTACGGCGACGGAGGGTCCAACGCGCCCGAGATCATGCTCGACACCCCATTCGTGCTGGGGTCGACGTCCAAGCAGTTCACGGGTCTCGTCGTCCAGCGGCTCATCGTGGACGGGCTGCTCGGGCTGGACGACACCCTCGCCGTCCTCGCCCCCGACCTGCTCGCCGAGGATGCCGGCCCGTTCGGCGCTGTCACGATCTCACAGCTCCTGTCGCACCGCTCCGGCCTCGGCGAGGCGGCGGGGCTCGAGCAGTGGGGCATCGGGGCCGATCCCGGATCGATCCAGCTCGAGGCCGCACGCGTGCTGGCGACCGATCCGGTCTCGGCGCCGGGCGAGGCCTACCGCTACAGCAACGCCAACTACACCGTCCTCGGAGCCGTGATCGAGAAGGTGACGCGCACCTCGTACGAGCGGGCGCTGCAGCACCTCGTGCTGCGTCCCCTCGGGATGACCGTCACCACGAGCGACGTCATCGACGCGCGCGGCCACGGCCTCGCCGCCGGCCACTACACGTGGTTCGGTGTCGCGAACATCGTGACGTCGACCACCCAGTCCGCCGCCGGCGCACCGTCGTCGTCGATCATGTCCTCCGCCAACGACCTCACCCGGCTGCTGCAGGCGCACCTCGGCACGAGCGACGTCGGCGACCTCGAGGTCGCTCTCGCGGCCGCGCGCGAGCCGATCGACGTCATCGACACGGATGCCGCCTACGCCAGCGGCTGGGTCGTCCGGCCGTTCACGGAACTCGCCGACGCCGGCGCCACGACGGATGCCGCGTCGCTGCCGCGCCTGTGGGAGCATCACGGCGACAGCGCCCGATCGGTCAGCTACCTCGCGTTCGCTCCCGACCTCGGCTTAGGCGTCGTCCTGCTCAGCAACACCGGGGACGGCATCGATCAGTCCCGCCTTCCGGCGCTCACCTCCGACCTGCTGCACACGATCGCGGGCACCCCGCCGCCCGAGCGCACCGCCGACCCGCTGATCGCGGCCGCCCCGGTGCTGATGATCGCGATTCCTGCGATCCAGCTGCTCGCCATCGGGTGGCTGCTGGTCACGCTGATGCTGCGCGCACGGGCGGGCATCGCCCGGTGGGCGCCCGTCGGCTTCGGCGCCGTGGTCGTCCTCGTGACGATCGTCCTGGCGTTCATCGTCGTGCCGGCGCAGACCGGCGCCGCCCCGTTCGATTCGCGCTGGTGGGCTTCGGTGCCCGATCTGGTCGTCGCGGTCGCTGCGATGCTCATCCTGTCGCTCGTGATGATCGCACTCATGATCGCGGTGGTCCGCCGCACGCCGCAGCCGGCGCGCATGCCGGCCATCGACGCGCATCCGCTGCGCGGCTAG